The Shewanella sp. KX20019 genome window below encodes:
- a CDS encoding DUF1329 domain-containing protein: MKNLAILSAAVIMALGASSAFAKVSDADAAKLGSEFTPLGAVKAGNADGTIPAWNGGITEPVAGYSKGMHHPDPFPGDKIEFTITNANKDQYKAFLSDGQIKLFELYPETFKMNVYQSRRSASVPQFVYDATIANATRAELIDGGNGITGASIGVPFPIPANGLEVIWNHALRFRGVDIKTSRSQAAPTAGGSYTLVETTEAIRFQYSRPEMTLDKLAKENTLFFFKQVVTQPARLAGTALLVKETMDQEKLPRQAWTYNTGQRRVRKAPNVAFDTPGTVSDGLRTTDDFDMFNGSPVRYNWELVGKQELYIPYNDYKLHSDKLTYEQIITPGHINPEFVRYEKHRVWVVKATLKEGMRHIYKARTFYIDEDSWQVSVADLYDNRDELYRVAIAHGLNYYEVPTQWSTLEVFHDLQSRRYIAMGLDNEGRMYDFDAKLSEGNFTPAALRRAGIR; this comes from the coding sequence ATGAAGAATCTTGCGATATTGTCTGCAGCAGTCATTATGGCCTTAGGCGCATCTAGCGCTTTCGCTAAAGTATCTGACGCAGACGCAGCCAAATTAGGGTCTGAGTTTACACCACTTGGCGCTGTAAAAGCGGGCAATGCAGATGGGACTATTCCAGCATGGAATGGTGGCATTACTGAGCCTGTAGCGGGCTATAGTAAAGGCATGCATCACCCCGATCCATTTCCTGGTGATAAAATTGAATTTACCATTACCAATGCTAATAAAGACCAATACAAAGCATTTTTAAGTGACGGGCAAATCAAGCTTTTTGAGCTTTATCCTGAAACTTTCAAAATGAATGTTTATCAATCGCGCCGCTCTGCGTCAGTACCACAGTTTGTATACGATGCCACAATTGCTAACGCGACACGTGCAGAGTTAATTGATGGTGGTAATGGTATTACTGGAGCATCTATTGGTGTGCCTTTCCCAATACCCGCTAATGGTCTCGAGGTCATATGGAATCATGCTCTGCGCTTTCGTGGTGTTGATATCAAGACATCTCGTAGCCAAGCTGCGCCTACGGCCGGTGGTAGTTATACGCTCGTTGAGACAACTGAAGCTATCCGTTTTCAGTATTCTCGTCCTGAGATGACATTGGATAAGTTAGCCAAAGAAAATACGCTGTTTTTCTTTAAACAAGTTGTTACCCAGCCAGCTCGTTTAGCAGGGACTGCACTACTCGTAAAAGAAACAATGGATCAAGAGAAGTTACCTCGTCAAGCATGGACATACAACACAGGTCAGCGTCGTGTGCGTAAAGCACCTAATGTTGCATTTGACACCCCTGGCACGGTTTCTGATGGCTTAAGAACAACCGATGATTTCGATATGTTTAACGGCTCTCCAGTGCGTTACAACTGGGAGTTAGTTGGCAAGCAAGAGCTATATATCCCTTATAACGATTATAAGCTGCACTCAGATAAGCTGACTTATGAGCAGATCATCACTCCAGGGCATATCAACCCAGAGTTTGTTCGTTATGAAAAGCATCGTGTATGGGTGGTAAAAGCCACATTGAAAGAGGGCATGCGTCATATTTATAAGGCACGTACCTTCTATATTGATGAAGACTCGTGGCAGGTATCGGTTGCTGACTTATATGACAACCGAGATGAGCTTTATCGCGTCGCGATAGCTCACGGCTTGAACTACTACGAAGTACCCACTCAGTGGAGTACTTTGGAAGTATTCCATGATCTTCAGTCACGCCGTTATATCGCAATGGGGCTAGATAATGAAGGCCGTATGTACGACTTTGATGCAAAGCTTAGTGAAGGTAACTTCACGCCTGCTGCGCTAAGACGTGCTGGTATTCGTTAA
- a CDS encoding WD40/YVTN/BNR-like repeat-containing protein, producing MSFSMLRFISFLSVASIFNSSALLAQETILEQQIQPLAAHSLVLDIAQYGETLVAVGERGHAFVFDTKWQQVNTPTLAQLTKAFFISEDKGWAVGHDATIIHTLDGGLTWHLQMQAPEIEKPFLDLLFFDEDNGIAIGAYGLFYRTIDGGINWKSEYHQELLFEEDVAYLEELKAEDEALYLSERNSLLPHFNRVLPIANDLLIMVGELGLVAVSSDRGNHWQKQDFPYEGSLFNAATVDNRVYVMGLRGHLFESNEDVALWQEISLPVDSTINAAIPIEGSVLRIVGNAGVIIDVTEKGDAQLVEQRQGENLVAIAEDSTGVLWVAGNKGLIKLVQK from the coding sequence ATGTCGTTTAGCATGCTTCGGTTTATCTCATTTTTGAGTGTCGCCAGTATTTTTAATTCTTCTGCTCTATTGGCGCAAGAAACAATATTAGAACAACAAATTCAACCTCTTGCTGCGCACTCTTTAGTTCTCGATATTGCTCAATATGGCGAAACTTTGGTTGCTGTTGGAGAGCGTGGCCACGCATTTGTTTTTGATACAAAATGGCAGCAAGTCAACACACCTACCTTAGCGCAGTTAACCAAAGCTTTCTTTATCTCCGAAGATAAAGGCTGGGCTGTCGGCCATGACGCTACAATTATCCACACTCTTGATGGCGGCTTGACTTGGCATTTACAGATGCAGGCGCCGGAAATCGAAAAACCTTTTTTAGATCTTCTCTTTTTTGATGAAGATAATGGCATTGCTATCGGCGCGTATGGCCTTTTTTATCGCACCATTGACGGCGGTATAAACTGGAAGAGCGAGTACCATCAAGAGCTTCTTTTTGAAGAGGACGTGGCTTACCTTGAAGAGTTAAAAGCCGAAGATGAAGCACTGTATTTGTCAGAGCGTAATAGCTTGCTACCGCATTTTAATCGCGTATTACCTATTGCCAACGATCTGCTCATAATGGTGGGGGAATTGGGTCTTGTCGCTGTCTCAAGCGATAGAGGAAACCATTGGCAGAAACAAGATTTTCCCTACGAAGGGTCTCTCTTTAATGCGGCAACTGTCGATAACCGTGTCTATGTTATGGGGCTCAGAGGGCATCTTTTTGAGTCGAATGAAGACGTAGCGCTATGGCAGGAGATTAGTTTACCTGTCGACTCTACGATTAATGCAGCGATCCCTATAGAGGGGTCTGTGTTGCGTATTGTTGGTAATGCTGGCGTTATTATAGATGTTACGGAAAAAGGTGACGCGCAGTTAGTAGAACAACGACAGGGCGAAAACCTCGTCGCCATTGCTGAAGACTCCACAGGTGTGTTGTGGGTCGCTGGCAATAAAGGTCTCATCAAGTTAGTACAAAAATAA
- a CDS encoding efflux RND transporter permease subunit — protein sequence MLDKLVNGIETYLFRHRAFVIFLFVIATLFLGLQASNLKMDAAFVKNIPLNHSYMKTYLKHQKQFGGANSIMVAVEDTSGNIFNANFFDSLKNVHDQLFFIPGVDRAQVKSLFSPSTRFTEVVEDGFAGGPVIPADFTTTDQGLSIVRGNIEKAGIVGRLIAEDYSAAMVSAQLMDFDPQTGKPLDTLAFAEQLEQELRAQYETDDIKIHIIGFAKMAGDVAEGAKGVLLFFLIAILVTAVMVYFFSKSIVLTVLPLVCSLIAVVWQLGLLTVVGFGLDPMSILIPFLVFAIGVSHSVQMINAVKRRVGDGQSTKAAAALAFRSLLIPGGVALLSDTIGFLTLLAIDIGIIRELAISASLGVAVIILTNLILLPLVISYTNVQAPQSSAAVKVNNIWVKLSKFATPKYAVWVLLITTALYAVGLQQANQMKIGDLQGGAPALHLDSRYNQDTFFITDKFSITTDVMTIIVEAFPEACTYHSVLTQIDEFEWQVSNTAGVESTASLASVAKRVNAGFNEGNPKWQVLPRNTASLVQAVGRVPTTSGLLNSDCSVMPVYLFLKDHKAETIEVVIAKVNELQTKMNNEQLMFRLASGPVGVMAATNEAVAEAQLPMMLYVYGAVFVLCLISFRSLRATIAVILPLYVVSTLAQALMTQLDIGLAVSTLPVIALGVGIGVDYGIYILSTMAVRLRDGMPVQQAYYEALVERGSAVIFTGLTLAIGVSTWFFSALKFQMDMGILLTFMFLVNMLGAIIILPAIAAVFWRQPK from the coding sequence ATGTTAGATAAACTCGTAAATGGCATTGAAACCTATCTCTTCAGGCATCGCGCTTTCGTAATTTTCTTATTTGTTATTGCAACGCTATTTTTAGGCTTGCAAGCAAGCAACCTGAAAATGGATGCTGCTTTTGTAAAAAATATTCCACTCAACCATAGTTACATGAAAACCTATTTGAAACACCAGAAACAGTTTGGTGGTGCAAATAGCATTATGGTGGCGGTTGAAGACACTAGCGGCAATATCTTTAACGCTAATTTTTTTGATTCACTCAAAAATGTGCATGATCAACTGTTTTTTATCCCTGGTGTTGATAGGGCACAGGTAAAATCACTGTTTTCCCCTTCGACTCGTTTTACAGAAGTCGTCGAAGATGGTTTTGCCGGTGGTCCAGTTATCCCTGCTGACTTTACCACTACCGACCAAGGCTTATCCATTGTGCGCGGCAATATTGAAAAAGCCGGTATTGTTGGTCGCCTGATTGCAGAGGATTACTCCGCTGCGATGGTGAGCGCCCAGTTGATGGATTTCGATCCACAAACCGGTAAACCTCTCGATACGCTTGCGTTTGCTGAACAGTTGGAACAGGAGCTGAGAGCACAATACGAAACTGACGATATAAAAATTCATATTATTGGTTTTGCCAAGATGGCTGGTGATGTTGCCGAAGGTGCCAAAGGCGTATTGCTGTTTTTCCTCATTGCCATTCTTGTCACCGCTGTCATGGTGTACTTTTTCTCTAAATCAATTGTGCTGACTGTTTTACCACTCGTGTGTAGTTTAATTGCTGTTGTGTGGCAACTTGGTTTGTTAACCGTTGTTGGTTTTGGCTTAGATCCTATGTCCATCTTGATACCATTCTTGGTATTTGCGATAGGAGTAAGTCATAGCGTACAGATGATTAACGCAGTTAAGCGCAGAGTGGGTGACGGACAAAGTACTAAAGCTGCGGCTGCGTTAGCGTTCAGAAGTCTGTTGATCCCAGGTGGTGTGGCGCTGTTATCGGACACAATAGGATTTTTGACCCTTCTGGCGATTGATATCGGTATTATTCGCGAACTGGCAATTTCTGCGTCTCTAGGTGTCGCGGTCATTATTTTAACCAACCTGATTCTATTGCCACTTGTTATTTCTTATACCAATGTGCAAGCTCCACAGAGCAGCGCCGCGGTTAAAGTAAATAATATTTGGGTCAAGCTATCAAAGTTCGCAACGCCTAAATATGCAGTATGGGTATTGCTCATTACTACTGCTTTATATGCTGTAGGGTTACAGCAAGCGAATCAAATGAAAATCGGTGATCTTCAGGGCGGGGCACCCGCACTGCATTTAGATTCTCGATATAATCAGGATACTTTCTTCATTACAGATAAGTTTTCAATTACCACAGATGTAATGACTATTATTGTAGAAGCATTCCCAGAAGCGTGTACTTACCACTCGGTACTAACTCAAATTGATGAGTTTGAGTGGCAAGTGAGTAACACTGCAGGTGTTGAGTCGACTGCGAGCTTGGCTTCGGTAGCTAAAAGAGTCAACGCTGGCTTTAATGAAGGTAATCCGAAGTGGCAAGTCTTGCCTAGAAACACCGCAAGTCTTGTACAAGCGGTAGGGCGTGTACCCACAACTTCAGGTTTATTAAACAGTGATTGCTCCGTTATGCCTGTGTATCTTTTCCTAAAAGATCACAAAGCAGAAACCATTGAAGTCGTTATCGCCAAGGTTAATGAGCTGCAAACGAAGATGAATAATGAACAACTCATGTTCAGGTTAGCATCAGGCCCTGTCGGCGTCATGGCGGCAACTAACGAAGCGGTTGCTGAAGCCCAACTGCCAATGATGCTGTATGTCTATGGTGCTGTGTTTGTATTGTGCTTGATAAGCTTCCGCTCTTTACGTGCCACTATTGCGGTTATTTTACCTTTGTATGTGGTATCGACTTTAGCGCAAGCATTGATGACACAACTTGATATCGGTCTTGCGGTAAGTACTTTGCCGGTTATTGCTCTAGGCGTCGGTATTGGTGTTGATTACGGGATCTATATTCTATCGACAATGGCGGTAAGGTTACGAGATGGTATGCCGGTACAGCAAGCGTACTATGAAGCATTAGTCGAGCGTGGCAGTGCGGTAATATTTACCGGCTTAACACTTGCAATAGGCGTGAGCACTTGGTTCTTCTCTGCGCTTAAGTTCCAAATGGACATGGGTATATTGCTCACGTTTATGTTTTTAGTAAATATGTTAGGTGCCATAATTATCCTACCGGCAATAGCAGCGGTATTTTGGCGGCAACCCAAGTAA
- a CDS encoding NAD-glutamate dehydrogenase, with the protein MALKDAMPSVLLENVVNLIHSKVPSSQAKQVEQFATCLYAHMSKDDLNARNDSDLYGAVLSQWNALNKTSIGEGHIRVFNPSQSKHGWESTHSIIEIIQPDMPFLVDSVGMAINRLGITAHMMLHTPMAIERKDGSVIRVSYSADEQADVDKVAVFLIEIDRQSSEADIKALTKEIESIIADVAASVQDWDVMSAKLGETINELASRPYPGTKEELSETTKFLEYLNNHHFTLLGYRRYDLRKVEGDLELVADKSTSLGLMTKSAKTNTETGLLLSNFSESARKEALDSSLLVLTKSSEKSRVHRPAYVDYIGVKRFDEEGNVIGEDRFIGLYASNLYNRSPREIPLLAEKVQRVLDRSGLAPRSHDYKALMHILETLPRDELIQANVKELARVAHGVLEMQDRDKLKLFVRKDGFGRFLSCLVYVSKERYNTKLREDTQRILAQHFNSSEDVEFTTYFSESTLARTHYIIKVDNNNMDVDVAAIENNLTEAARSWEDKLGSALISAQGEEIGTSLIKSYVDAFPRSYKEDVLPSSSVVDIQHLEALDDDHKLGMLFYQPQETALKNSKVRLKLFHKDEPIHLSDVLPMLENFGLRVINERPYEVITADGDTYWILDFLMTTQAVATDNLADSQERFQTALSQVWRKELEDDGFNRLVLSTSLTGREVSVLRAYAKYMRQIDSTFSQAYIEETFSSYPQIADLLVKMYIRKFNPKLKTRTLNKFIEQIDLRLDDVSSLDDDRIIRRYLDLINATNRTNFYQVSASGSPKSYISFKFEPELIPEMPKPLPKYEIFVYSPRVEGVHLRGGKVARGGLRWSDRREDFRTEVLGLVKAQQVKNTVIVPVGAKGGFVCKQLPTDGGREAFFAEGQECYRLFIRGLLDISDNIINGEVVAPENVVIHDEDDPYLVVAADKGTATFSDIANEIAEEYNFWLGDAFASGGSNGYDHKKMGITARGAWESVKRHFREMGVNCQTTDFSCVAVGDMAGDVFGNGMLLSKHTRLVAAFNHMHIFIDPNPDAATSYVERERLFALPRSSWEDYNAELISKGGGIFLRSAKSIPLSAEMKKMLGTQKASMPPLELLKELLKMQVDLIWNGGIGTYVKATKETHAEVGDRANDAIRVNGTEVRAKIIGEGGNLGCTQLGRIEYCANGGRMNTDFVDNVGGVDCSDNEVNIKILLNALVADGEMTVKQRNRLLVEMTDEVSRIVLQDCKDQTRTISVTQVRGAEQLKEQIRFIHYLEKADKLDRALEFLPNEDELAERLVNGKSLTRPELSVLVAYAKMVLKEQLLTTEITEDSFLSQLLIEYFPKQLQEKYTDNMAAHPLRGEIIATSLANELVNDMGLNFVQRMQDETGASVAEAAICYTMAREVFGLADLTKSITDLNGIIPAVVQCEMLHQLRRNIRRASRWFLRHRNRNLNIEQTIEFFRPVFDELKANVHQYMVNDEVAGIRAESDALIKEGVPEDVAMVVANVSTLFSALDIAQICDLEAKPVPLVAETYFKLGASVDLHWFLEQISAQPVSNHWQALARAAFREELDWQQRSLSSVVLRTCTESCDANKIISEWIELNQGLLERWFHMLADFKTSQSHEFAKFSVALRELNLLILHCEGQK; encoded by the coding sequence ATGGCCTTGAAAGATGCAATGCCTTCAGTACTACTAGAAAATGTAGTCAACCTTATTCACTCTAAAGTACCCAGTTCACAAGCAAAGCAAGTAGAACAGTTTGCGACTTGCCTATACGCGCATATGTCGAAAGATGACCTTAATGCCCGTAATGACAGCGACCTCTATGGTGCTGTTTTGAGTCAGTGGAACGCCCTTAATAAAACATCCATTGGGGAAGGGCACATTCGTGTGTTTAACCCAAGCCAATCGAAACATGGTTGGGAGTCAACTCATTCGATCATTGAGATCATTCAGCCCGATATGCCTTTCTTAGTAGATTCTGTCGGTATGGCAATTAATCGACTGGGTATTACGGCACACATGATGCTCCATACTCCCATGGCGATTGAGCGTAAAGATGGCTCAGTGATCCGAGTCAGTTATAGCGCTGATGAACAAGCTGATGTTGATAAAGTTGCTGTATTTTTAATTGAAATCGATAGACAAAGCAGCGAAGCGGATATAAAAGCGTTAACCAAAGAGATTGAGTCTATTATTGCCGACGTCGCTGCATCAGTACAAGATTGGGACGTTATGTCTGCCAAGTTGGGCGAGACGATAAACGAACTGGCTAGTCGACCATACCCCGGCACGAAAGAAGAGCTAAGTGAAACGACTAAATTTCTTGAGTACCTCAATAACCACCACTTTACCTTACTAGGTTACAGACGTTACGATTTACGTAAAGTGGAAGGTGATTTAGAGTTGGTAGCAGACAAGAGTACAAGTTTAGGCTTGATGACAAAGTCCGCAAAAACCAATACCGAAACCGGCTTATTACTGTCTAACTTCTCAGAAAGTGCCCGTAAAGAAGCGCTTGATAGCAGTTTGTTGGTATTGACTAAAAGTAGCGAAAAGAGCCGTGTTCATCGCCCAGCTTACGTAGATTATATCGGCGTAAAACGTTTCGATGAAGAGGGGAATGTTATTGGCGAAGACCGCTTTATTGGTCTGTACGCATCTAACCTGTATAACCGCAGCCCTCGTGAAATTCCACTGCTTGCTGAAAAAGTGCAGCGCGTGCTTGATCGCTCAGGCCTAGCGCCTCGTTCTCACGATTATAAAGCATTGATGCATATTCTTGAGACGTTACCGCGTGATGAACTCATTCAAGCAAATGTTAAAGAGCTTGCTCGTGTTGCACACGGCGTGCTTGAGATGCAAGATCGCGACAAACTAAAACTGTTTGTCAGAAAAGATGGTTTTGGCCGCTTCCTATCTTGCTTAGTATATGTGTCTAAAGAGCGTTACAACACTAAGTTACGTGAAGATACCCAGCGGATTTTGGCTCAACATTTTAATAGTAGTGAAGATGTTGAGTTTACAACATATTTTTCAGAGTCAACCTTGGCTCGCACTCATTACATTATCAAAGTTGATAACAATAATATGGATGTCGATGTGGCAGCGATAGAAAATAATTTGACTGAAGCAGCTCGCTCTTGGGAAGACAAACTGGGTAGTGCTTTAATTAGTGCTCAAGGTGAAGAAATTGGAACAAGCCTGATTAAGAGTTACGTCGATGCGTTTCCTCGTAGCTATAAAGAAGATGTATTGCCAAGTTCTTCTGTCGTTGATATTCAACATCTTGAAGCGTTAGATGATGATCATAAGCTAGGCATGTTGTTTTATCAGCCGCAGGAAACAGCACTTAAAAATAGCAAAGTGCGTTTAAAACTATTCCATAAAGACGAGCCGATTCATCTTTCTGACGTGTTACCTATGTTGGAAAACTTTGGATTACGGGTCATTAATGAGCGTCCATATGAAGTGATTACCGCAGACGGTGATACTTATTGGATCCTAGATTTCTTAATGACAACTCAAGCAGTTGCCACTGATAATTTGGCTGATAGCCAAGAGCGATTCCAAACTGCATTGTCGCAAGTTTGGAGAAAAGAGCTTGAAGATGATGGCTTTAACCGCTTGGTATTATCAACCAGTTTGACAGGGCGCGAAGTCTCCGTACTGCGAGCCTACGCTAAATATATGCGTCAAATTGACTCTACCTTTAGCCAAGCTTACATCGAAGAAACTTTTTCGAGCTATCCTCAAATAGCTGATTTACTCGTTAAAATGTACATTCGTAAATTCAACCCAAAGTTGAAAACACGTACATTAAACAAATTTATTGAGCAGATTGATCTTCGTCTCGATGACGTTTCAAGCTTAGATGATGACAGAATTATTCGTCGCTATCTTGATTTAATCAATGCAACCAATCGTACTAACTTCTATCAAGTTTCCGCTTCTGGTAGCCCTAAATCATATATCTCTTTCAAGTTCGAACCGGAACTTATCCCTGAGATGCCAAAGCCATTACCTAAGTATGAAATTTTCGTCTATTCCCCTCGGGTTGAAGGTGTTCATCTACGCGGCGGAAAAGTGGCACGTGGTGGACTGCGTTGGTCTGACAGACGAGAAGATTTCCGCACCGAAGTGCTTGGCCTAGTGAAAGCACAGCAAGTTAAGAACACTGTAATTGTTCCTGTCGGTGCTAAAGGTGGTTTTGTTTGTAAGCAACTGCCGACAGATGGCGGTCGCGAAGCCTTTTTTGCCGAGGGACAAGAGTGTTACCGATTGTTCATTCGCGGCTTGCTCGACATTAGCGATAACATTATTAATGGCGAAGTGGTTGCTCCTGAAAATGTCGTTATACACGACGAAGATGACCCATATTTAGTGGTTGCAGCCGATAAGGGTACCGCTACATTCTCTGATATCGCTAACGAAATCGCTGAAGAGTATAACTTTTGGTTAGGTGATGCATTCGCTTCTGGTGGCAGTAACGGTTATGACCACAAGAAGATGGGAATTACCGCCCGCGGCGCTTGGGAATCCGTTAAGCGTCACTTCCGCGAAATGGGCGTTAATTGCCAAACGACAGACTTTAGCTGTGTAGCAGTTGGAGACATGGCGGGTGATGTATTTGGTAATGGTATGTTGCTGTCTAAGCATACACGCTTAGTAGCAGCATTTAACCATATGCATATCTTTATAGACCCAAATCCAGATGCAGCGACGAGTTATGTTGAACGTGAGCGCTTATTCGCATTGCCTCGTTCAAGTTGGGAAGATTACAACGCTGAGTTAATCTCAAAAGGCGGCGGCATATTCCTACGTTCTGCTAAATCGATTCCACTGTCTGCAGAAATGAAGAAGATGTTAGGCACTCAAAAGGCCTCGATGCCACCGCTCGAGTTGCTCAAAGAGTTACTAAAAATGCAGGTCGATTTGATCTGGAATGGCGGTATTGGCACTTATGTTAAAGCAACAAAGGAGACCCATGCAGAAGTGGGCGACCGCGCCAACGATGCTATCCGTGTCAACGGCACCGAAGTTAGAGCCAAAATTATTGGTGAAGGTGGCAACTTAGGTTGTACTCAATTGGGTCGTATTGAATACTGCGCTAATGGCGGCCGTATGAATACTGATTTTGTTGATAACGTCGGTGGTGTTGATTGTTCTGATAACGAAGTCAATATTAAGATCTTGCTTAATGCGCTAGTCGCTGATGGTGAAATGACTGTTAAGCAGCGTAACCGTTTGTTGGTCGAGATGACCGACGAAGTCAGTCGTATCGTGCTGCAAGACTGTAAAGATCAGACCCGTACAATCTCTGTTACTCAAGTGCGTGGGGCTGAGCAGTTAAAAGAGCAGATCCGTTTTATCCATTACCTCGAAAAAGCAGATAAGCTAGACAGAGCGCTTGAGTTCTTGCCTAATGAAGATGAGCTTGCAGAACGCTTAGTTAATGGTAAGTCGCTGACTCGCCCTGAGCTTTCTGTACTTGTTGCTTACGCAAAGATGGTTCTTAAAGAGCAGTTATTAACGACTGAGATCACTGAAGACAGTTTCTTAAGTCAGTTACTTATCGAATACTTCCCTAAGCAGTTGCAAGAGAAGTACACCGACAATATGGCTGCACACCCATTGCGTGGTGAAATTATAGCAACTTCGTTAGCCAATGAACTCGTTAATGATATGGGCCTTAATTTCGTACAACGTATGCAAGATGAGACTGGTGCCTCAGTAGCAGAAGCTGCTATTTGCTATACTATGGCTCGCGAAGTGTTTGGTTTAGCAGATTTAACTAAGTCAATTACTGATCTAAATGGCATTATTCCGGCAGTTGTACAGTGCGAAATGTTGCATCAGTTACGACGTAATATTCGTCGTGCTAGCCGTTGGTTCCTACGTCATCGTAACCGTAATCTAAATATTGAACAGACGATTGAGTTCTTTAGACCTGTTTTTGATGAGCTTAAAGCGAATGTGCATCAATATATGGTTAATGATGAAGTCGCTGGCATACGCGCAGAGTCTGATGCACTGATTAAAGAGGGTGTACCAGAAGATGTAGCAATGGTGGTCGCTAACGTTAGTACACTATTTTCTGCGTTAGATATTGCACAGATTTGTGATCTTGAAGCCAAACCGGTTCCGTTGGTTGCTGAAACTTACTTTAAGTTAGGCGCGAGCGTTGATCTGCATTGGTTCCTCGAGCAAATTAGTGCACAACCAGTATCGAATCACTGGCAAGCACTGGCAAGAGCAGCATTTAGAGAGGAGCTTGATTGGCAACAGCGTTCACTAAGTTCTGTGGTATTACGAACTTGTACTGAAAGCTGTGATGCTAACAAGATCATTTCAGAGTGGATTGAATTGAATCAAGGCTTGTTGGAACGTTGGTTCCATATGCTGGCTGATTTCAAAACTTCGCAAAGCCATGAGTTTGCAAAGTTCTCTGTAGCCCTACGTGAACTTAATCTTTTGATCCTTCACTGTGAAGGTCAAAAGTAA
- the pyrD gene encoding quinone-dependent dihydroorotate dehydrogenase, producing the protein MFYKIAQKFMFQMDPEVAHNLAIGSLKATGHSPLNCFYAQKIKLAPVTMMGLTFPNPVGLAAGMDKDGECIDAFYAMGFGHIEVGTVTPRPQPGNEQPRLFRLKPAKAIINRMGFNNKGVDSLVENLKAVKSAAMVGVNIGKNKDTPVELGKDDYLTCMDKVYPYAAYIAINISSPNTPGLRSLQYGDLLDDLLGSLKQKQKDLAEKHGKYVPIALKIAPDLSSEEIEKIADSLIRNEFDAAIATNTTLTRDGVSGLLNANEAGGLSGKPLNSLSTVVIKLLADCLKGQIPIIGVGGINCAADALDKLDAGAQMVQIYSGFIYQGPQLIKDIVEAYRIK; encoded by the coding sequence ATGTTTTATAAAATAGCACAAAAGTTCATGTTTCAGATGGATCCTGAAGTCGCCCATAATTTGGCGATCGGCAGTTTAAAAGCTACGGGCCATTCGCCCCTAAACTGCTTCTATGCACAGAAAATTAAACTAGCCCCGGTGACTATGATGGGACTGACATTTCCAAACCCAGTCGGTCTAGCTGCGGGAATGGATAAAGATGGCGAATGTATTGATGCTTTTTATGCGATGGGATTTGGTCACATCGAAGTTGGTACAGTTACGCCACGGCCTCAACCAGGCAATGAGCAACCAAGGTTGTTTAGACTTAAACCTGCTAAGGCTATTATCAATCGAATGGGCTTTAACAATAAAGGCGTCGATAGTTTAGTTGAGAATCTGAAAGCGGTAAAATCAGCTGCGATGGTTGGTGTTAATATAGGCAAGAATAAGGACACACCAGTTGAGCTTGGAAAAGACGATTATTTAACCTGTATGGATAAAGTTTATCCCTATGCAGCCTATATAGCGATAAATATTTCTTCACCAAATACTCCCGGTTTACGATCGCTACAATATGGAGATCTGCTAGATGATCTTTTAGGATCACTTAAGCAAAAGCAAAAAGATCTCGCCGAAAAGCATGGTAAATATGTACCGATAGCATTGAAAATCGCACCGGATCTTTCGAGCGAAGAGATTGAAAAGATTGCAGATTCACTTATTCGTAATGAATTTGATGCAGCAATTGCAACCAACACTACGTTAACTCGTGATGGTGTTAGTGGGTTGCTTAATGCCAATGAAGCTGGCGGTTTGAGTGGTAAGCCATTGAATTCATTGTCTACTGTAGTAATTAAACTGCTTGCTGATTGCCTCAAAGGTCAAATCCCTATTATTGGGGTCGGTGGTATTAATTGTGCTGCGGATGCTTTAGATAAATTAGATGCTGGCGCTCAAATGGTACAAATTTATTCTGGCTTTATTTATCAAGGCCCGCAATTAATAAAAGATATAGTGGAAGCGTATCGTATAAAATAG